Proteins encoded together in one Cicer arietinum cultivar CDC Frontier isolate Library 1 chromosome 4, Cicar.CDCFrontier_v2.0, whole genome shotgun sequence window:
- the LOC101500527 gene encoding monooxygenase 2-like: MESVIEEDIVIVGAGIAGLTTSLGLHRLGIRSLVLESWDGLRVSGFAITMWKNGWKALDAVGVGDILRHQHLQLPRNVTTSLITGQQTSTTSFNDNKGKYEVRCVRRHVMLEALANELPRGTIRYLSKVVAIEESRFFKILHLIDGTTIKTKVLIGCDGVNSVVAKWLGMKEASYTGRYATRGYVELKDTHNLDPMFMYFGKGFRGGVFPCHHNAIYWFFTWTPIIQGEELAQDTSKLKQYVLKKLEKLSSDVRIFIEKTEFDAFHLAPLRYRKPWELIMGNISKGNVCVAGDALHPMTPDLGQGGCCALEDGVVLARCLAEAFFNKSIKEEKEEEYKRIEEGLKKYANERRWRCIDLIATSYIVGSIQQSGSKFVNFFRDKFLASFLALMLLKKSDFDCGQLK, encoded by the exons atggaaaGTGTAATCGAAGAAGATATTGTGATTGTGGGAGCTGGAATTGCTGGACTCACAACATCCTTGGGACTTCATAG ATTGGGTATTCGAAGTTTGGTATTAGAATCTTGGGATGGTTTGAGAGTGAGTGGTTTTGCTATAACAATGTGGAAAAATGGTTGGAAAGCATTGGATGCTGTCGGTGTTGGAGACATCCTCCGTCACCAACATCTCCAACTTCCTAG GAATGTGACTACTTCTTTGATTACGGGTCAACAAACATCAACTACATCTTTCAATGACAACAAAGGAAAATA TGAAGTTCGCTGTGTTAGAAGGCATGTAATGTTGGAAGCCCTTGCCAATGAACTTCCACGTGGCACCATTAGGTACTTATCAAAGGTGGTTGCTATTGAGGAATCTCGCTTCTTTAAGATACTCCATCTTATTGATGGAACAACTATCAAAACCAAG gtATTGATTGGGTGTGATGGAGTAAACTCTGTGGTGGCAAAGTGGCTAGGGATGAAGGAAGCCTCTTACACAGGGAGATATGCAACAAGGGGTTATGTAGAGTTGAAGGACACTCACAACCTTGATCCAATGTTCATGTACTTTGGCAAAGGTTTTCGAGGTGGAGTTTTTCCATGCCATCACAACGCTATTTACTGGTTTTTCACATGGACTCCTATCATTCAAG GTGAAGAGCTAGCACAAGACACTTCTAAACTTAAACAATATGTGTTAAAAAAGCTAGAGAAGTTGTCAAGTGATGTTAGAATTTTCATAGAAAAAACTGAGTTTGATGCTTTTCATTTAGCTCCATTGAGATATAGAAAACCTTGGGAGCTTATAATGGGAAATATTAGCAAAGGAAATGTTTGTGTTGCTGGTGATGCTTTACACCCTATGACACCTGATCTTGGCCAAGGGGGGTGCTGTGCTTTAGAGGATGGGGTGGTTTTAGCAAGGTGTCTAGCTGAGGcatttttcaataaatcaataaaggaagaaaaagaagaagaatacaAAAGGATTGAGGAAGGTTTGAAGAAATATGCAAATGAGAGAAGATGGAGATGCATTGATCTTATTGCTACATCTTATATTGTTGGTTCTATTCAGCAAAGTGGTTCCAAATTTGTTAACTTCTTTAGGGATAAATTTTTGGCTTCATTCCTAGCTCTTATGTTACTGAAGAAGTCAGATTTTGATTGTGGACAACTAAAATAG
- the LOC101500845 gene encoding monooxygenase 2-like isoform X1 — protein METTKIVENVVIVGAGIAGLTTALGLHRLGVQSLILESSDSLRVTGFALAIWENGWKALDALRVGDILRQKHIHLHGNVTTSLMTGQQLANMSFKDKGKPEVRCVRRKLLLEALANELPRGTIRYLSKVVAIEESGFFKILHLIDGTTIKTKVLIGCDGINSVVAKWLGFKEATYTERFAIRGCLELETNHSFEPILKQYFGKGFRAGVVPCDEKVVYWFFTWTPNSQDKELIQNPAKLKQYVLNKLENVPSYVKSFIEKTELDSFHLAPLRYRQPWKLIMGNISKGNVCVAGDALHPMTPDLGQGGCCALEDGVVLARCLAEAFSNKSKKEEKEEEYKRIEEGLKRYANERRWRCIDLITTAYIVGFVQQGNSKLVTFLRDKLFAPLLFGQLLKKSNFNCGKLNIP, from the exons GTTGGGAGTTCAAAGTTTGATATTGGAATCTTCAGATAGTTTGAGAGTAACTGGCTTTGCTTTAGCAATATGGGAAAATGGTTGGAAGGCCTTAGATGCTCTTCGTGTTGGAGATATTCTCCGCCAAAAACATATACATCTTCATGG GAATGTGACTACTTCTTTGATGACGGGGCAACAATTAGCAAATATGTCTTTCAAGGACAAAGGAAAGCC TGAAGTTCGTTGTGTTAGAAGGAAGTTATTGTTGGAAGCCCTTGCCAATGAACTTCCACGTGGCACCATTAGGTACTTATCAAAGGTGGTTGCTATTGAGGAATCTGGCTTCTTTAAGATACTCCATCTTATTGATGGAACAACTATCAAAACCAAG GTATTGATAGGGTGTGATGGAATAAACTCTGTGGTAGCAAAGTGGTTAGGATTCAAGGAGGCAACTTATACAGAGAGATTTGCAATCAGAGGTTGTCTAGAATTGGAAACTAATCATAGTTTTGAGCCTATTCTTAAGCAGTACTTTGGCAAAGGTTTTAGAGCTGGAGTTGTTCCATGTGATGAGAAGGTTGTTTACTGGTTTTTCACTTGGACTCCTAACAGTCAAG ATAAAGAGCTAATACAGAACCCTGCTAAACTAAAACAATATGTGTTAAACAAGCTAGAGAATGTGCCAAGTTATGTTAAATCCTTCATAGAAAAAACTGAATTAGATTCTTTCCATTTAGCTCCATTGAGATATAGACAACCATGGAAGCTCATAATGGGAAATATTAGCAAAGGAAATGTTTGTGTTGCTGGTGATGCTTTACACCCTATGACACCTGATCTTGGCCAAGGGGGGTGTTGTGCTTTAGAGGATGGGGTGGTTTTAGCAAGGTGCCTAGCTGAGGCATTTTCCAATAAatcaaaaaaagaagaaaaagaagaagaatacaAAAGGATTGAAGAAGGTTTGAAGAGATATGCAAATGAGAGAAGATGGAGATGCATTGATCTCATTACTACAGCTTATATTGTTGGTTTTGTTCAACAGGGTAATTCAAAATTGGTTACCTTTTTAAGGGACAAACTTTTTGCTCCTTTACTATTTGGTCAGTTATTGAAGAAATCTAATTTTAATTGTGGTAAACTAAATATCCCTTAA
- the LOC101500845 gene encoding monooxygenase 3-like isoform X2, with the protein MGKWLEGLRCSSCWRYSPPKTYTSSWECDYFFDDGATISKYVFQGQRKAVSTKFEVRCVRRKLLLEALANELPRGTIRYLSKVVAIEESGFFKILHLIDGTTIKTKVLIGCDGINSVVAKWLGFKEATYTERFAIRGCLELETNHSFEPILKQYFGKGFRAGVVPCDEKVVYWFFTWTPNSQDKELIQNPAKLKQYVLNKLENVPSYVKSFIEKTELDSFHLAPLRYRQPWKLIMGNISKGNVCVAGDALHPMTPDLGQGGCCALEDGVVLARCLAEAFSNKSKKEEKEEEYKRIEEGLKRYANERRWRCIDLITTAYIVGFVQQGNSKLVTFLRDKLFAPLLFGQLLKKSNFNCGKLNIP; encoded by the exons ATGGGAAAATGGTTGGAAGGCCTTAGATGCTCTTCGTGTTGGAGATATTCTCCGCCAAAAACATATACATCTTCATGG GAATGTGACTACTTCTTTGATGACGGGGCAACAATTAGCAAATATGTCTTTCAAGGACAAAGGAAAGCCGTAAGTAcaaaatt TGAAGTTCGTTGTGTTAGAAGGAAGTTATTGTTGGAAGCCCTTGCCAATGAACTTCCACGTGGCACCATTAGGTACTTATCAAAGGTGGTTGCTATTGAGGAATCTGGCTTCTTTAAGATACTCCATCTTATTGATGGAACAACTATCAAAACCAAG GTATTGATAGGGTGTGATGGAATAAACTCTGTGGTAGCAAAGTGGTTAGGATTCAAGGAGGCAACTTATACAGAGAGATTTGCAATCAGAGGTTGTCTAGAATTGGAAACTAATCATAGTTTTGAGCCTATTCTTAAGCAGTACTTTGGCAAAGGTTTTAGAGCTGGAGTTGTTCCATGTGATGAGAAGGTTGTTTACTGGTTTTTCACTTGGACTCCTAACAGTCAAG ATAAAGAGCTAATACAGAACCCTGCTAAACTAAAACAATATGTGTTAAACAAGCTAGAGAATGTGCCAAGTTATGTTAAATCCTTCATAGAAAAAACTGAATTAGATTCTTTCCATTTAGCTCCATTGAGATATAGACAACCATGGAAGCTCATAATGGGAAATATTAGCAAAGGAAATGTTTGTGTTGCTGGTGATGCTTTACACCCTATGACACCTGATCTTGGCCAAGGGGGGTGTTGTGCTTTAGAGGATGGGGTGGTTTTAGCAAGGTGCCTAGCTGAGGCATTTTCCAATAAatcaaaaaaagaagaaaaagaagaagaatacaAAAGGATTGAAGAAGGTTTGAAGAGATATGCAAATGAGAGAAGATGGAGATGCATTGATCTCATTACTACAGCTTATATTGTTGGTTTTGTTCAACAGGGTAATTCAAAATTGGTTACCTTTTTAAGGGACAAACTTTTTGCTCCTTTACTATTTGGTCAGTTATTGAAGAAATCTAATTTTAATTGTGGTAAACTAAATATCCCTTAA